Proteins encoded within one genomic window of Candidatus Delongbacteria bacterium:
- the ybeY gene encoding rRNA maturation RNase YbeY — MEIFLTNDTKTKITKTKIKSQILIFEEKFNIKCGTLSVSFISDEDMERLNTTYLGHEGSTDIITFDYKEENSDLIDGELIICVDQAKRQSRQYKVILDNELSRLVFHGLLHLKGFNDHTDQEREIMHEMENELLDMMSVKSKND; from the coding sequence ATGGAGATTTTTCTAACAAATGATACTAAAACGAAAATTACTAAAACGAAAATTAAATCACAAATATTGATTTTTGAAGAGAAATTTAATATAAAATGTGGTACATTGTCAGTATCGTTCATAAGTGATGAGGACATGGAGAGATTAAATACCACATATCTGGGACATGAAGGATCAACGGATATCATAACTTTCGATTATAAAGAAGAAAATTCAGACCTTATTGATGGAGAATTGATTATTTGTGTTGATCAAGCCAAACGGCAATCGAGACAATATAAAGTCATACTGGATAATGAACTTTCCAGGCTGGTATTTCATGGTTTGCTACATCTTAAAGGTTTTAACGATCACACTGATCAAGAGAGAGAGATCATGCATGAAATGGAAAATGAGCTTCTTGATATGATGTCTGTAAAAAGTAAGAATGACTGA
- a CDS encoding HDIG domain-containing protein: MTKLLTKEQFFIYRIISFTILAVFTALLIPTGEYESYESMKPGTISNRMVIASEDYEVLRSEKEVNDDRNYVSTKITPFFDFIPQEDYYLFKRFSSLQKDIRKISNEHIVLDELLSKKMQAVNDTSEIKDTKFILKADSIIQIKKNLITEMETEFFNDYRTKFADLKDNNFEKIIKLKSVHNHLKVYNDDYISNILKDEITNSVLNRITINRDGRDITLNLDKVYDKNDIIRALREYTIENATTLNQDSLEQLVQTIGRLVVPNINFNKTRTDSAIQVAIDNVPLAKGLIKKGEIVVDRGIIITQAIYEKLQSIEQIRKERVSEEVSSYFKLGKITVFLGKLAFSFMPYLMIFLVIYNNRKSIFYDTKKTTLLQVLILFQIVLTYSMSHYLPSYSEFLVLLPSTAMLFAIFFDLRVAFVSTTVVSIVISILMSNSYSYLFISLVTGIVSIYSVKKIRDRMKLFKSSLNIFLTYLTIAFSYYFLSIISFEDLQTYISQSFLSSLIAPILTFGILVLFEHAFKYPTDITLLELSDMSRPLLKKLQTEAPGTYHHSIIVGNLAEAAAEAIGGNSLLARVGAYYHDIGKTMKSDYFIENQKTKENKHDKLAPNMSSLILSSHVKEGVRLAQEYKLPQVIIDFIEMHHGTSRMEYFYSKALQDAKESGEKVDENVYRYPGPKPASKETAILMIADVVEAKCRTVENPSADIFNQIINDIINQKFKEGELNNCDLKLNDLKKIKDAMVPVIVGIHHRRIKYPEKKA, from the coding sequence ATGACAAAATTACTTACAAAAGAGCAGTTTTTTATCTACAGAATAATTTCATTCACTATTCTGGCGGTTTTTACAGCTCTTCTAATTCCAACAGGAGAATATGAATCCTACGAATCAATGAAACCTGGAACTATATCCAATAGGATGGTTATTGCTTCAGAAGATTATGAGGTGCTGAGATCTGAAAAAGAGGTTAATGACGACAGAAATTATGTTTCTACTAAAATAACACCTTTTTTTGACTTTATCCCTCAGGAAGACTACTATTTATTCAAACGTTTTAGTTCTTTGCAAAAAGATATTCGTAAGATAAGTAATGAACATATTGTACTGGATGAGTTGTTGTCAAAAAAAATGCAAGCAGTAAATGATACCTCTGAGATAAAAGATACAAAATTTATTTTAAAAGCAGATTCTATTATACAGATCAAAAAAAACCTGATAACCGAGATGGAAACAGAGTTCTTTAACGATTATAGAACTAAATTCGCTGATTTGAAGGACAATAATTTTGAAAAAATTATTAAACTAAAATCTGTTCACAATCATTTAAAAGTATATAATGATGATTATATCTCAAATATTTTAAAAGATGAAATTACCAATAGTGTTCTCAATCGTATTACCATCAACAGAGATGGACGTGATATTACTTTGAATTTGGATAAAGTTTATGACAAAAATGACATTATAAGGGCTTTAAGGGAGTACACGATTGAAAACGCAACGACTCTAAATCAGGATAGTTTGGAGCAGTTGGTTCAAACTATTGGCAGGCTTGTTGTCCCAAATATAAATTTCAACAAAACTAGAACAGATTCTGCGATTCAGGTAGCAATAGATAATGTACCATTAGCAAAGGGTTTAATAAAAAAAGGTGAGATTGTTGTAGATCGTGGAATTATTATAACTCAGGCAATTTATGAGAAACTACAATCAATTGAGCAGATAAGGAAAGAAAGGGTTTCGGAAGAAGTCTCTAGTTATTTTAAATTAGGGAAAATAACTGTTTTTTTAGGCAAACTTGCATTTTCATTTATGCCTTATTTGATGATTTTTTTGGTAATTTACAATAATAGAAAATCCATATTTTATGATACAAAGAAAACTACACTATTGCAGGTTCTTATTCTGTTTCAAATAGTTTTGACTTATTCAATGTCTCATTACCTTCCATCCTATTCAGAATTTTTAGTATTATTACCTTCAACGGCAATGCTATTTGCAATCTTTTTTGACTTGAGGGTTGCTTTTGTCTCTACAACAGTTGTTTCTATCGTAATTTCTATTCTTATGTCAAATAGCTACTCTTATCTTTTCATATCATTGGTTACTGGAATTGTATCGATTTACAGTGTGAAGAAAATAAGAGACAGGATGAAACTTTTTAAATCCAGTTTAAATATTTTTTTAACATATTTGACGATCGCATTTTCTTATTATTTTCTTTCAATAATTTCATTTGAAGATTTGCAAACATATATAAGTCAGAGTTTTTTAAGTTCATTGATTGCTCCGATACTTACTTTCGGTATTCTTGTGCTTTTTGAACATGCTTTCAAATACCCAACTGACATAACGCTTTTAGAGTTATCTGATATGTCCAGACCGCTACTTAAAAAGCTTCAAACTGAAGCTCCTGGAACTTATCATCATAGTATAATTGTTGGTAATCTAGCTGAGGCTGCTGCTGAAGCAATTGGAGGAAATTCTCTTCTTGCCAGAGTAGGTGCTTATTATCACGATATAGGGAAGACAATGAAATCTGACTATTTCATTGAAAATCAGAAGACCAAAGAAAATAAGCACGACAAACTTGCTCCTAATATGAGTTCGCTTATTTTGTCCAGTCATGTTAAGGAAGGAGTAAGATTAGCACAGGAGTATAAGCTTCCTCAAGTAATCATTGATTTTATTGAAATGCACCACGGTACGAGCCGTATGGAGTATTTTTACAGTAAAGCTCTACAAGATGCAAAAGAATCAGGGGAAAAAGTTGATGAAAATGTATATCGATATCCTGGACCAAAACCTGCATCTAAAGAGACCGCAATCCTTATGATTGCAGATGTAGTTGAAGCAAAATGCAGAACCGTAGAGAATCCTAGTGCTGACATATTCAATCAAATAATAAATGATATAATAAATCAAAAGTTCAAAGAAGGTGAATTGAATAATTGTGACTTAAAACTTAATGATTTGAAAAAAATTAAAGATGCAATGGTTCCAGTTATTGTTGGTATTCATCACAGACGTATAAAATACCCTGAAAAGAAAGCTTAA